In Streptomyces sp. NBC_00704, a genomic segment contains:
- a CDS encoding DUF397 domain-containing protein, with product MGSNVTLAGIQWRKSSHSGDQGGECVEVAALPAAIAVRDSKSPAGPVLTVEPAVFSEFVRWTTAAG from the coding sequence ATGGGGAGCAACGTGACTCTGGCGGGGATCCAGTGGCGTAAGTCCAGCCACAGCGGTGATCAGGGCGGCGAGTGCGTCGAGGTCGCTGCCTTGCCCGCCGCCATCGCCGTCCGTGACTCCAAGTCCCCGGCGGGCCCGGTCCTCACTGTCGAGCCCGCCGTCTTCTCGGAGTTCGTGCGCTGGACTACAGCCGCTGGATGA
- a CDS encoding helix-turn-helix domain-containing protein: MTHVNVLDPGASPLDYYGFELRRLREAAGLTQRQLGDILNYTGSLVGQVETARKVPTPEFSERVDAALGTGGLFSRLVVLVLRSQLPAWFREVAELEARATEICTFQTHLVHGLLQTPAYARAILGVFDKDDLDDRTAVRLARQRIFEKGEPPVFWLVLSEAVLRQEIGGPAVMRQQLAHLLSFEGNPRINVQVLPFVVGAHPGTQGSFTLFRFTADPAIVYTEGYGSGDPSANPNAVKDCSLRYDHLRAAALSLKDSAELIRRVMEERYGEQRDSGGDPVA, translated from the coding sequence GTGACCCATGTGAACGTCCTTGACCCCGGAGCCTCGCCGCTCGACTACTACGGGTTCGAGCTGCGGCGGTTGCGGGAGGCCGCCGGGCTCACGCAGCGGCAACTCGGGGACATCCTGAATTACACCGGCTCGCTGGTTGGGCAGGTCGAGACCGCCCGCAAGGTGCCCACCCCCGAGTTCAGCGAACGGGTGGACGCCGCCCTCGGGACCGGTGGGCTGTTCTCGCGGCTCGTCGTACTCGTGCTTCGAAGTCAACTTCCGGCCTGGTTCAGGGAAGTCGCCGAGCTGGAAGCGCGAGCCACCGAGATCTGCACCTTCCAAACCCACCTGGTGCACGGCCTGCTTCAGACTCCTGCGTACGCGCGGGCCATCCTCGGGGTCTTCGACAAGGACGATCTCGACGACCGCACCGCCGTCCGGCTCGCCCGTCAGCGCATCTTCGAGAAGGGGGAGCCGCCCGTCTTCTGGCTGGTCCTGAGCGAGGCCGTGCTGCGGCAGGAGATCGGCGGACCGGCCGTCATGCGGCAGCAACTCGCTCACCTGTTGTCGTTCGAAGGCAACCCCCGGATCAACGTCCAGGTGCTGCCGTTCGTCGTCGGGGCGCACCCCGGGACGCAAGGCTCGTTCACGCTCTTCCGCTTCACGGCGGATCCGGCCATTGTCTATACGGAGGGGTACGGCAGCGGTGACCCCAGTGCAAACCCGAACGCGGTCAAGGACTGTTCGCTCCGTTACGATCATCTTCGGGCTGCCGCTCTCTCCCTCAAGGATTCGGCGGAGCTGATCCGGCGAGTGATGGAGGAGCGCTATGGGGAGCAACGTGACTCTGGCGGGGATCCAGTGGCGTAA